The Syntrophobacterales bacterium DNA window GCGCCAAATTAGCGATCATATTCTTGATTTCTTTCTGTTTCTTCTGCTGAGGCCTGATCATCAGAAAATAAAAAATCCCGAAAAGTACCGCCATCATTATGATGAAACTGATGTCACCGCCTCCGGCGCCTCCTCCACCCCCGGGCGGGGCCATCGCAAATGCTGAATTAATCACAGTAAATACCTCCTTTAGTAATTGGATTGGTTAATTTATGTTGCTTTCGCTGCCGATTGCCTCATCAATGCTCCGTGTTGCGAGGAAAACACGGCGGAATTCCACAAAACTACCGTCTTTGATCGCCGCTCGCATGTTTTCCATAAGACGCAGATAATAGCGGAGATTGTGAATGGTGTTCAAGACCATTGCCAGAATTTCCCCGGCGGCATAAAGATGCCGCAGATAGGCGCGTGAATAATTTTGGCAGGTATAACAATCACATCCACTTTCAATTGGCGAACTATCCTCCCTGT harbors:
- the yajC gene encoding preprotein translocase subunit YajC translates to MAPPGGGGGAGGGDISFIIMMAVLFGIFYFLMIRPQQKKQKEIKNMIANLAHGDTVMTSGGIQGKVTGLTETVVTLEIADKVKIKVNRSFISAVLQKSTSVE